The following proteins are encoded in a genomic region of Variovorax paradoxus:
- the tssH gene encoding type VI secretion system ATPase TssH, translating to MSEISRTALFGKLNSLAYKAIEGATVFCKMRGNPYVELEHWFAQLLQAQDSDLHRVIQHYGLDVSVIAKDMTAALDRLPRGATAISDFSPHIENAIERAWTYATLQFGEAQVRTGYILVGMLKTQSLRNPLFGLSKQFEKIKVEDLADNFVKVCDASPEAQMRAQDGTGMGSGAPGEDSGAMAPAAMGKGDALKKFAVDLTEKAKKGEMDPITGRDEEIRQIVDILMRRRQNNPLLTGEAGVGKTAVVEGFAQRLARGDVPPQLKDVKLLTLDIGLLQAGASMKGEFEQRLRQVIDEVQSSPTPIILFIDEIHTLVGAGGAAGTGDAANLLKPALARGNLRTIGATTWAEYKKYIEKDPALTRRFQVVQVPEPDEVKAILMLRGVASVLEKHHRVQLLDEAIEAAVKLSHRYIPARQLPDKAVSLLDTACARVAVSQHATPPEVEDCMRRIEGLTVEQEIIGREEAIGIDVTKRSAQVEALLAESKLQLEGLNARWQEEKGLVDRLLELRAKLRAGNKPVDAAFAEGNAKADVPPPQPSPSGGGSEDRAVLLEELHALQAKIHAVQGESPLILPSVDEQAVASVVADWTGIPVGRMVKNEVEAVLKLADTLNMRVIGQKHGLEMIARRIQTSRARLDNPQKPIGVFMLCGTSGVGKTETALALAEALYGGEQNIITINMSEFQEAHTVSTLKGAPPGYVGYGEGGILTEAVRRRPYSVVLLDEVEKAHPDVHEIFFQVFDKGWMEDGEGRMIDFKNTIILLTTNAGSELVMSMCRDPELLPDSNALADALKAPLMKVFPPALLGRIVTIPYYPLSPDMMKKIVRLQLGRIKKRVETNHGVPFEYSDAVVDQVVARCQDPESGGRVIDAILTNTVLPTISVEYLQRLASGGEIRRVALDVKDADFTYAFD from the coding sequence ATGAGTGAAATCAGCCGCACCGCCCTTTTCGGCAAGCTCAATTCGCTGGCCTACAAAGCCATCGAAGGCGCCACGGTGTTCTGCAAGATGCGGGGCAATCCGTATGTGGAACTTGAGCACTGGTTCGCTCAGCTGCTGCAGGCACAAGACTCCGACCTGCACCGCGTGATCCAGCACTACGGGCTCGACGTGTCGGTGATTGCCAAGGACATGACCGCCGCGCTCGACCGGCTGCCGCGCGGCGCCACCGCCATCAGCGACTTTTCTCCGCACATCGAGAACGCCATCGAACGCGCCTGGACCTACGCCACGCTGCAGTTCGGCGAGGCGCAGGTGCGCACCGGCTACATCCTGGTGGGCATGCTCAAGACGCAGAGCCTGCGCAATCCGCTGTTCGGCTTGTCGAAGCAGTTCGAGAAGATCAAGGTCGAGGATCTGGCCGACAACTTCGTGAAGGTCTGCGATGCCTCGCCGGAAGCGCAGATGCGCGCGCAAGACGGCACCGGCATGGGCAGCGGCGCGCCGGGCGAAGACTCGGGTGCGATGGCGCCGGCGGCCATGGGCAAGGGCGATGCACTGAAGAAGTTCGCGGTCGACCTGACCGAGAAGGCCAAGAAGGGCGAGATGGACCCGATCACCGGGCGCGACGAAGAAATCCGCCAGATCGTCGACATCCTGATGCGCCGCCGCCAGAACAATCCGCTGCTGACCGGCGAGGCGGGCGTCGGCAAGACGGCGGTGGTCGAAGGCTTCGCGCAGCGCCTTGCGCGCGGCGACGTGCCGCCGCAGCTGAAAGACGTGAAGCTGCTCACGCTCGACATCGGCCTGTTGCAGGCCGGCGCAAGCATGAAGGGCGAGTTCGAGCAGCGCCTGCGACAGGTGATCGACGAGGTGCAGAGCTCACCGACACCCATCATTCTTTTCATCGACGAGATCCACACGCTCGTGGGTGCGGGCGGCGCGGCCGGCACCGGCGATGCGGCCAACCTGTTGAAGCCGGCGCTGGCGCGCGGCAACCTGCGCACCATCGGCGCGACGACCTGGGCCGAGTACAAGAAATACATCGAGAAGGACCCGGCGCTCACGCGGCGCTTCCAGGTGGTGCAGGTGCCCGAGCCCGACGAGGTGAAGGCGATTCTGATGCTGCGCGGCGTGGCCAGCGTGCTCGAAAAGCACCACCGCGTGCAGCTGCTCGACGAGGCCATCGAGGCGGCTGTGAAGCTGTCGCATCGCTACATTCCCGCGCGCCAGTTGCCCGACAAGGCTGTGAGCCTGCTCGACACGGCCTGCGCCCGCGTGGCCGTGTCGCAGCACGCGACGCCACCCGAGGTGGAAGACTGCATGCGCCGTATCGAGGGGCTCACGGTCGAGCAGGAGATCATCGGTCGCGAGGAAGCCATCGGCATCGACGTGACCAAGCGCTCGGCGCAGGTGGAGGCGCTGCTGGCCGAATCGAAGCTGCAGCTCGAAGGACTGAATGCGCGCTGGCAGGAAGAGAAGGGGCTGGTCGATCGGCTGCTGGAGTTGCGCGCGAAGCTGCGGGCGGGGAACAAGCCGGTGGATGCAGCGTTCGCGGAGGGCAATGCCAAGGCCGACGTGCCCCCACCCCAGCCCTCCCCCAGCGGGGGCGGGAGCGAAGACCGGGCTGTGCTGCTTGAAGAGCTGCACGCGCTGCAAGCCAAGATCCATGCGGTACAGGGCGAGTCGCCGCTCATCCTGCCCTCTGTCGACGAGCAGGCCGTGGCCTCGGTGGTGGCCGACTGGACCGGCATTCCCGTCGGCCGCATGGTCAAGAACGAAGTCGAGGCGGTGCTCAAGCTGGCCGACACACTGAACATGCGCGTCATCGGCCAGAAGCACGGCTTGGAAATGATCGCGCGCCGCATTCAAACGTCGCGCGCGCGGCTCGACAACCCGCAGAAACCGATCGGCGTGTTCATGCTCTGCGGCACCTCCGGCGTCGGCAAGACCGAGACCGCATTGGCACTGGCCGAGGCGCTCTACGGCGGCGAGCAAAACATCATCACCATCAACATGAGCGAGTTCCAGGAGGCGCACACCGTCTCCACGCTCAAGGGCGCGCCGCCCGGGTACGTGGGCTACGGCGAGGGCGGCATCCTGACCGAGGCCGTGCGCCGCCGGCCCTACAGCGTGGTGCTGCTCGACGAGGTGGAAAAGGCTCACCCCGACGTGCACGAGATCTTCTTTCAGGTCTTCGACAAGGGCTGGATGGAAGACGGCGAAGGCCGCATGATCGACTTCAAGAACACGATCATCCTCCTCACCACCAACGCCGGCAGCGAGCTCGTGATGAGCATGTGCCGCGACCCCGAGCTGCTGCCCGATTCCAACGCGCTGGCCGATGCGCTCAAGGCGCCGCTCATGAAGGTGTTCCCGCCCGCGCTGCTGGGCCGCATCGTCACCATTCCCTACTACCCACTGTCGCCCGACATGATGAAGAAGATCGTGCGGCTGCAGCTGGGCCGCATCAAGAAGCGCGTGGAGACCAACCACGGCGTGCCCTTCGAATACAGCGACGCGGTGGTCGACCAGGTGGTGGCGCGCTGCCAGGACCCGGAGTCCGGCGGCCGCGTGATCGACGCGATCTTGACCAACACCGTGCTGCCGACGATTTCGGTCGAGTACCTGCAACGCCTGGCATCGGGCGGCGAGATCCGCCGCGTGGCGCTGGATGTGAAGGACGCTGATTTCACCTACGCCTTCGACTAG
- the tssG gene encoding type VI secretion system baseplate subunit TssG — MSTAAGGPVSTRVDNALREWSAEPWTFDYFAVLRRLESIAGTTPRWGRALLPNAEPVRVGQEPSLSFAPASFSRFEPATAYSPPRLRQHFFSYIGPNGPLPVHLSDFIRERSINQGDPTWLAFLDSFSHRFSLHFYRAWAQSRPAVALDRPDEDRFRLQIGALVGIGAPGRIGRDEVHDDARLHFSGWLARRVHNVEGVQAVLCSYFGVPFKLERWVGHWMSLPAGELTRLGQGETSRSMGMGAMLGTRAWDRQHRVRLHVGPLTLDQYRMFLPIGDAQPVLQRWMQQLLGDELEWDAQLALQGAQVPPTRLGQAKGNAPRLGWIAWLGQRPRARDAADVRIASQPAGAKPRPHAPPIQ; from the coding sequence GTGAGCACCGCCGCAGGCGGGCCAGTCAGCACGCGCGTGGACAACGCGCTGCGCGAGTGGTCGGCCGAGCCCTGGACGTTCGACTACTTTGCGGTGCTGCGCCGGCTGGAGTCGATTGCCGGAACCACGCCGCGCTGGGGCCGCGCGCTGTTGCCGAATGCGGAGCCGGTGCGCGTGGGGCAGGAGCCTTCGCTTTCGTTCGCGCCGGCCAGCTTCAGCCGCTTCGAACCCGCGACCGCCTATTCGCCGCCGCGCCTGCGCCAGCATTTCTTCAGCTACATCGGCCCCAACGGTCCGCTGCCGGTGCACCTGAGCGACTTCATTCGCGAGCGCAGCATCAACCAGGGCGATCCGACGTGGCTGGCTTTCCTGGACAGCTTTTCGCACCGCTTCTCGTTGCACTTCTACCGGGCCTGGGCGCAGTCGCGGCCGGCGGTGGCCCTCGACCGGCCCGATGAGGACAGGTTCAGGCTGCAGATCGGCGCGCTGGTCGGCATCGGCGCACCAGGGCGCATCGGGCGCGACGAGGTGCACGACGACGCGCGCCTGCATTTCTCCGGCTGGCTGGCACGCCGCGTGCACAACGTCGAAGGCGTTCAGGCGGTGCTGTGCAGCTACTTCGGCGTGCCGTTCAAGCTGGAGCGCTGGGTCGGCCACTGGATGAGCCTGCCCGCCGGCGAACTCACCCGGCTGGGGCAGGGCGAGACCTCGCGTTCGATGGGCATGGGCGCCATGCTCGGCACGCGCGCGTGGGACCGGCAGCATCGCGTGCGGCTGCATGTGGGTCCGCTCACGCTCGACCAGTACCGCATGTTCCTTCCCATCGGCGATGCGCAGCCCGTGCTGCAGCGCTGGATGCAGCAGCTGCTCGGTGACGAGCTCGAGTGGGATGCGCAGCTTGCACTGCAAGGCGCGCAGGTGCCGCCCACGCGTCTCGGCCAGGCGAAAGGCAACGCGCCGCGCCTCGGATGGATCGCCTGGCTCGGGCAACGGCCGCGCGCGCGAGACGCGGCCGACGTGCGCATCGCAAGCCAGCCGGCCGGCGCGAAGCCGCGGCCGCACGCGCCTCCAATTCAATAA
- the tssF gene encoding type VI secretion system baseplate subunit TssF, which translates to MDPRLLSLYEQELRYFRESSSEFARAFPKIAHRLGIEGQEVADPYVERLIEATAFLSARVGLKLDAEYPRFTGHLLDIVYPHFLAPTPAMAIVSVVPDADDAKLATGPTLPRGSGLRARQAVGQNTHCEFRTASALRVWPVEVLRAQYFTYAPDLPLNAHPQSRAIRGGLRIALRATAGLNFSQIAMDELVLHFGGAEDVAWQLHECALGQPVGVLVRPMAPGGAMQGAMKTLPGSAIQPVGFEEDEALLPVTATGFSGFRLLQEYFAFPQRFQFARIGGLQPLLADMAVTEVEVVLLFSRGDAALEKLVSADNVQLHCVPVANLFSKRLDRVPVSEGVSQFHLVPDRTRPQDFEVHTVTEVTGHGAPGAADTAAEQSFRPFYSAFHGSRHAHPAYYTTTREPRMLSVRQRTEGHRSSHIGSEVYMQIVDPQQAPYSTALRQLAVTALCTNRDLPLLMPLGRDNDFDCIDSFPAQRVRMVRGPSRPVSPVVSQGLGWRVVDHLALNYLSLSDSTPEQGAAALRETLMLYAVHADEMRQGQVRGLLSVKSKPVARRLPLPGPIAFGRGLEVTLEVDKDAFHGHSVFLFGAVMARYLARHVEVNHFVEAVLRIAGKGEIMRWRPLCGTRQIL; encoded by the coding sequence ATGGACCCCCGGTTGCTGAGCCTGTATGAACAGGAACTGCGCTACTTCCGCGAAAGCTCTTCGGAGTTCGCGCGCGCCTTTCCGAAAATTGCGCATCGCCTGGGCATCGAAGGCCAGGAGGTCGCCGACCCCTACGTCGAGCGGCTGATCGAGGCCACCGCATTCCTCTCGGCCCGCGTGGGGCTGAAGCTCGATGCCGAATACCCGCGCTTCACGGGACACCTGCTCGACATCGTCTATCCGCATTTCCTGGCGCCCACGCCGGCCATGGCGATCGTGTCGGTGGTGCCGGATGCCGACGACGCCAAGCTCGCCACCGGCCCGACGCTGCCGCGCGGCAGCGGGCTGCGCGCGCGGCAGGCGGTGGGGCAGAACACGCATTGCGAATTCCGCACCGCCAGCGCGCTGCGCGTCTGGCCGGTCGAAGTTCTGCGCGCCCAGTATTTCACCTACGCGCCGGACCTGCCGTTGAATGCGCACCCGCAGTCGCGTGCGATTCGCGGTGGCCTCCGCATTGCGCTGCGCGCGACGGCGGGGCTCAATTTCAGCCAGATCGCCATGGACGAACTCGTGCTGCACTTCGGCGGCGCCGAAGACGTGGCGTGGCAACTGCACGAATGCGCGCTCGGGCAGCCCGTGGGCGTGCTGGTGCGGCCGATGGCGCCCGGCGGCGCGATGCAGGGCGCGATGAAGACGCTGCCCGGCAGCGCCATCCAGCCGGTGGGCTTCGAGGAAGACGAGGCGCTGCTGCCGGTCACGGCCACCGGCTTCTCGGGCTTCAGGCTGCTGCAGGAGTACTTCGCGTTTCCGCAGCGCTTTCAGTTCGCCCGCATCGGCGGCCTGCAGCCGCTGCTGGCGGACATGGCCGTGACGGAGGTCGAGGTCGTGCTGCTGTTCTCGCGCGGCGATGCGGCGCTCGAAAAGCTGGTGAGCGCCGACAACGTGCAGCTGCATTGCGTGCCCGTGGCCAACCTCTTCAGCAAGCGGCTCGACCGCGTGCCCGTGTCGGAGGGCGTGAGCCAGTTCCACCTGGTGCCCGACCGCACGCGCCCGCAGGACTTCGAGGTGCACACCGTGACCGAGGTGACCGGACACGGCGCACCCGGCGCCGCGGACACGGCCGCCGAGCAGTCGTTTCGTCCGTTCTATTCGGCCTTTCATGGCAGCCGCCACGCGCACCCGGCCTACTACACGACCACGCGCGAGCCGCGCATGCTCTCGGTACGCCAGCGCACCGAAGGACACCGCAGCAGCCATATCGGCTCCGAGGTCTACATGCAGATCGTCGATCCGCAGCAGGCCCCGTACTCGACCGCGCTGCGCCAGCTCGCGGTGACGGCGCTGTGCACCAACCGCGACTTGCCGCTCCTGATGCCGCTGGGCCGCGACAACGACTTCGATTGCATCGACTCTTTTCCGGCGCAGCGCGTGCGCATGGTGCGCGGGCCTTCGCGGCCGGTGTCGCCGGTGGTCAGCCAAGGCCTGGGTTGGCGCGTGGTCGACCACCTGGCGCTCAACTACCTGTCGCTTTCGGACAGCACGCCCGAGCAGGGCGCCGCCGCATTGCGCGAGACCTTGATGCTCTACGCCGTGCATGCGGACGAAATGCGCCAGGGGCAGGTGCGCGGCCTGCTTTCCGTCAAGAGCAAGCCCGTGGCGCGCCGGTTGCCGCTGCCCGGCCCGATCGCGTTCGGCCGCGGGCTCGAAGTGACGCTCGAAGTCGACAAGGATGCGTTCCACGGCCACAGCGTTTTTCTTTTTGGCGCCGTGATGGCGCGCTACCTGGCGCGCCACGTGGAGGTCAACCACTTTGTCGAGGCCGTGCTGCGCATTGCGGGCAAGGGCGAAATCATGCGCTGGAGGCCGCTGTGCGGGACACGCCAGATCCTGTGA
- the tssE gene encoding type VI secretion system baseplate subunit TssE codes for MAELTAQERLQPSLLDRLVDYAPDEKRESDDKRTLTKQALRQAVLRDLGWLFNATSYGLAMDDKRFPNAARSVINYGLPMLSGQYTSSVQRVSMEQALKNAILQFEPRILSRTLEVELVMEGSALDSHNSIGLQIRGMLWAQPVPLEFLMRSRVDLEEGRIEIVDMAQAQR; via the coding sequence ATGGCTGAACTCACCGCGCAGGAGCGGCTGCAGCCGTCGCTGCTCGACCGGCTCGTCGACTATGCGCCGGACGAGAAGCGCGAGAGCGACGACAAGCGCACGCTCACCAAGCAGGCGCTGCGCCAGGCCGTGCTGCGCGACCTCGGCTGGCTTTTCAACGCCACCAGCTACGGCCTCGCGATGGACGACAAGCGCTTTCCGAATGCGGCGCGTTCCGTCATCAATTACGGATTGCCTATGCTGTCTGGCCAGTACACCTCGTCGGTGCAGCGTGTCAGCATGGAGCAGGCTTTGAAGAACGCAATCCTGCAGTTCGAGCCACGCATCCTGTCCCGCACTCTCGAAGTTGAACTCGTCATGGAAGGCTCGGCATTGGACTCCCACAACAGCATCGGTCTGCAGATTCGCGGCATGCTGTGGGCGCAGCCCGTGCCGCTCGAGTTCCTGATGCGCAGCCGCGTCGATCTGGAAGAAGGCCGCATAGAGATCGTGGACATGGCGCAAGCCCAGAGATAA
- a CDS encoding type VI secretion system accessory protein TagJ, which yields MTASELLKAADPVAALQALSDEVRAKPSDSKHRVFLAQLLCVLGQWERALNQLTVAAELDALAVPMKQVYGDAVRCEGLRAEVFAGKRTPMVFGQPDEWLALLIESLLRQGRGEDGMAEDLRRRAFEAAPAIGGTIDGAPFEWLADADMRLGPVLEAFVNGKYYWIPYARLAHIKIEPPEDLRDCVWMPAHLQFENGGETLALIPTRYEGSENSADGELQLARKTEWRELRPEVWIGSGQRVLGSDAGEYALMDVREILFTPGTSAATAEAGTPSEDGADG from the coding sequence ATGACCGCATCCGAACTGCTGAAGGCCGCCGATCCGGTGGCCGCGCTCCAGGCACTGAGCGACGAAGTGCGTGCGAAGCCGTCCGACAGCAAGCACCGCGTCTTCCTGGCGCAGCTGCTGTGCGTGCTCGGCCAGTGGGAGCGAGCGCTCAACCAGCTCACCGTGGCGGCCGAGCTCGACGCACTGGCCGTGCCGATGAAGCAGGTGTATGGCGACGCCGTGCGCTGCGAGGGCCTGCGCGCCGAAGTGTTCGCGGGCAAGCGCACGCCCATGGTGTTCGGGCAGCCCGATGAATGGCTCGCGCTCCTGATCGAGTCGCTGCTGCGCCAGGGCCGCGGTGAAGACGGCATGGCCGAAGACCTGCGCCGGCGCGCCTTCGAGGCCGCACCGGCCATCGGCGGCACCATCGACGGCGCACCCTTCGAGTGGCTGGCCGATGCCGACATGCGCCTCGGCCCGGTGCTCGAAGCCTTCGTCAACGGCAAGTACTACTGGATTCCCTACGCGCGGCTTGCGCACATCAAGATCGAGCCGCCCGAAGACCTGCGCGATTGCGTCTGGATGCCCGCGCACCTGCAGTTCGAGAACGGCGGCGAGACGCTCGCGCTGATTCCCACGCGCTACGAGGGCAGCGAGAACAGCGCGGACGGCGAACTGCAGCTCGCGCGCAAGACCGAGTGGCGCGAACTGCGGCCCGAGGTCTGGATCGGCAGCGGCCAGCGCGTGCTGGGCAGCGACGCCGGCGAGTACGCATTGATGGACGTGCGCGAGATCCTGTTCACGCCGGGCACCAGCGCCGCCACTGCGGAAGCCGGCACGCCATCGGAGGACGGTGCCGATGGCTGA
- a CDS encoding type VI secretion system tube protein Hcp produces MSMTSNGVPDPDDALRMLDLALGGASGCDLVMLIEHSGTPIEGELARQFDDGKPRMEIAGYFWGGHQNSQSGRAAAARALSNFIVVRRTDAATASIASLLRVNAEAGKVIVSVYKSGGDIKSTEAQAMLEFTMEKVRVTSHMLLTNSVLSAPTEIISFAFRRFSIRSAPQKEAGARGAVRECVFESAE; encoded by the coding sequence ATGTCCATGACTTCCAACGGAGTTCCCGATCCCGACGACGCGCTGCGCATGCTCGATCTCGCACTGGGCGGAGCGAGCGGCTGCGATCTCGTGATGCTGATCGAGCACTCGGGCACCCCCATCGAGGGCGAACTGGCGCGCCAGTTCGACGACGGCAAGCCGCGCATGGAAATCGCCGGCTATTTCTGGGGCGGGCATCAGAACTCGCAGTCCGGCCGCGCCGCGGCGGCGCGCGCCTTGTCGAACTTCATCGTCGTGCGCCGGACGGATGCAGCCACGGCCTCCATCGCGAGCCTGCTGCGGGTCAATGCCGAAGCCGGCAAGGTGATCGTGAGCGTCTACAAGTCGGGCGGCGACATCAAGTCGACCGAGGCCCAGGCCATGCTGGAGTTCACCATGGAGAAGGTGAGGGTGACCAGCCACATGTTGCTCACCAACAGCGTGTTGAGCGCACCGACGGAAATCATCAGCTTCGCATTCAGGCGCTTCAGCATCCGCTCGGCGCCGCAAAAAGAGGCAGGCGCGCGCGGCGCGGTGCGCGAGTGCGTCTTCGAGTCCGCCGAGTGA
- a CDS encoding caspase family protein: protein MRIALALALLACGNAAFATQRALLVGVSELVNQPQALWLQAPRNDVVLMRQTLMKQGFAPADVTVLADGVAGASLPEAERINEALARLLEQSRSGDFVMLYFSGHGTRVRDSTKRYQEPDGLAENFLARDARGMDASGGSLPGGLRDVDFDRWIRAFLGKNVFVWSVFDTCSAASMTRSAAAQPPEDVGPADDEVRFRGVRAGQLAASGPAAAQPLVQAPPETAAGVPRARYVAFFASESHQVTPELRLPRKARNARPQGLLTWAVAEALQQKPATWRDLFNGVLDLYPPVIEELESRFPARELPSPVAEGNLDLPIFANASAPLSTRPVWRAERAGGSLTLKAGLLDGLEPGQDLRIVATLADGIQRTAQGRLVQAELGSARLAVPPALAELAQATSWSVTPVAEPASAALRVRSDSALPGGLSLDYPASIRAAGEAQADVRWIDLGAAGGRLELLSRALAAAAEAEAGVAPAGIVVRDVAEARVRLQALAQLKWMSRLADLAKDGRLDGFDAVLEVRDDSRVLRSANVREAAGGALQLRPGERAELMVRNGSGQSIDLVVVGVDAEGVVRSVYPEDLGETNRFERGTRESPASKRFALPWLTPGRTARLLVLATPAQARSAPRLFGAGAAEAATHTAELRVRGQLTPERERQVYGAMLRWTSPAAP from the coding sequence TTGCGAATCGCATTGGCTCTGGCGCTGCTGGCATGCGGCAACGCCGCCTTCGCCACCCAACGCGCCTTGCTCGTCGGCGTTTCCGAACTCGTGAACCAACCGCAGGCCCTGTGGCTCCAGGCACCGCGCAACGACGTGGTGCTGATGCGCCAGACCCTGATGAAACAGGGCTTCGCGCCCGCCGATGTCACGGTGTTGGCCGATGGCGTTGCGGGCGCTTCGCTGCCAGAGGCGGAGCGCATCAACGAGGCATTGGCGCGGCTGCTCGAGCAGTCCCGCTCGGGCGACTTCGTGATGCTCTATTTTTCGGGCCACGGCACGCGGGTGCGCGACAGCACCAAGCGCTACCAGGAGCCCGATGGCCTGGCGGAAAACTTTCTGGCGCGCGACGCCCGCGGCATGGATGCCTCGGGCGGCAGCTTGCCTGGCGGGCTGCGCGATGTCGACTTCGACCGCTGGATCCGCGCCTTTCTGGGCAAGAACGTGTTCGTGTGGTCGGTGTTCGACACCTGCTCCGCGGCCTCGATGACGCGCAGCGCGGCAGCACAGCCGCCGGAAGATGTGGGCCCCGCGGACGATGAAGTGCGCTTTCGCGGCGTGCGTGCCGGCCAGCTTGCCGCGAGCGGGCCCGCTGCGGCACAGCCGCTGGTGCAGGCGCCACCCGAGACCGCAGCCGGCGTGCCCCGCGCGCGCTATGTGGCGTTCTTCGCATCGGAGAGCCACCAGGTCACGCCCGAGCTGCGCCTGCCGCGCAAGGCCCGCAACGCGCGCCCGCAGGGCCTGCTGACCTGGGCCGTGGCCGAGGCCCTGCAACAGAAGCCCGCGACCTGGCGCGACCTGTTCAACGGCGTGCTGGACCTCTATCCCCCCGTGATCGAAGAACTCGAATCGCGCTTTCCCGCGCGCGAGTTGCCGTCGCCGGTGGCGGAGGGCAACCTCGACCTGCCGATCTTCGCCAATGCCTCGGCGCCTCTTTCGACGCGCCCCGTGTGGCGTGCCGAACGTGCGGGCGGCAGCCTCACGCTCAAGGCCGGCCTGCTCGACGGCCTGGAGCCAGGGCAGGACCTCCGCATCGTCGCCACGCTGGCCGACGGCATCCAGCGCACGGCGCAGGGCAGGCTGGTGCAGGCCGAACTCGGCAGTGCGCGGCTGGCGGTTCCGCCGGCGCTGGCCGAACTGGCGCAGGCCACGTCATGGAGCGTGACGCCCGTGGCCGAGCCGGCCTCGGCGGCGCTGCGGGTCCGCAGCGATTCCGCGCTGCCCGGCGGACTCAGCCTCGACTACCCCGCATCCATCCGCGCGGCCGGCGAGGCGCAGGCCGATGTGCGCTGGATCGACCTGGGCGCGGCGGGCGGGCGGCTGGAGCTGCTGTCTCGCGCGCTCGCTGCGGCTGCGGAGGCGGAGGCGGGCGTTGCACCGGCCGGCATCGTGGTGCGCGACGTCGCCGAAGCCCGCGTGCGGCTCCAGGCGCTGGCGCAACTCAAGTGGATGTCGCGCCTCGCCGACCTGGCAAAAGACGGACGGCTCGACGGTTTCGACGCCGTGCTCGAAGTGCGCGACGACAGCCGCGTGCTGCGCAGCGCCAACGTGCGCGAGGCAGCCGGTGGAGCCTTGCAGCTGCGGCCGGGGGAGCGCGCCGAGCTCATGGTTCGCAACGGCAGCGGCCAGTCGATCGATCTGGTGGTGGTCGGTGTCGATGCAGAGGGCGTCGTGCGATCCGTCTATCCCGAAGACCTGGGCGAAACCAATCGCTTCGAACGCGGCACGCGCGAGTCGCCGGCCTCCAAGCGCTTTGCGCTGCCGTGGCTCACGCCCGGCCGCACGGCGCGGTTGCTGGTGCTGGCGACGCCGGCGCAAGCCCGCAGCGCGCCACGGCTCTTCGGCGCCGGTGCCGCCGAAGCGGCAACCCACACCGCGGAGCTGCGCGTGCGCGGTCAGCTCACACCCGAGCGCGAGCGCCAGGTGTACGGCGCCATGCTGCGCTGGACGAGCCCTGCCGCGCCTTGA